In Fulvia fulva chromosome 10, complete sequence, a single window of DNA contains:
- a CDS encoding Lipase A, with protein sequence MLYFLILALGLLGLLGPATSTHHPDDQFPLLRHATGRNVSVALFSELEELARIVDISYCVGLTSFGISKPFRCLSRCTDFPQFELVTTWNTGPLLSDSCGYIALDHGKQRIIVAFRGTYSIANTIVDLSTVPQKYEPYPGEGDGGDATAAVDVSKDILQGIKGPFKRALPTPSEPKCLNCTVHYGFHSSWLNTRKRILVDLQEQIFLYPNYKLNLVGHSLGGAVAALAGLDFLARGWAPTVTTFGEPRLGNINLVNYIDDRFNLTSAAPEQDTEIRYRRVTHVDDPVPLLPLTEWGYAMHAGEIYISKPDLSPDITDVEMCNGDVDPGCIAGQDSTASSQNPNHGIVTPQGLRRDMNTNAHKRDLLQSVKGEIHEARTEPRGIPSRYKLWQLFFAHRDYFWRLGLCVPGGDPLGGGSKYEHAKEDL encoded by the coding sequence ATGCTGTACTTCCTGATCCTTGCCCTGGGGCTCCTTGGTCTGCTTGGTCCTGCGACGTCTACGCATCATCCAGATGACCAGTTCCCACTCCTTCGCCACGCCACTGGCAGAAATGTCAGTGTCGCCTTGTTCTCCGAGCTGGAAGAACTCGCCAGGATTGTTGATATATCCTACTGCGTTGGTCTGACGAGCTTCGGAATATCAAAACCCTTCAGATGTCTGTCGCGATGCACGGACTTTCCGCAGTTTGAGCTGGTCACCACATGGAATACTGGGCCTCTTCTCTCCGATTCTTGCGGCTATATCGCGCTCGATCATGGCAAGCAGAGGATCATCGTCGCCTTCCGTGGGACGTATAGCATTGCCAATACGATCGTGGACCTGAGTACTGTGCCGCAAAAGTACGAGCCTTACCCGGGCGAAGGTGATGGAGGAGATGCGACGGCTGCGGTAGACGTGTCGAAGGACATACTTCAGGGCATCAAAGGTCCATTCAAACGAGCTCTGCCAACTCCGAGCGAACCCAAGTGCTTGAATTGTACCGTTCACTACGGCTTCCACAGCAGCTGGCTCAATACACGCAAGCGAATCCTAGTTGACCTGCAGGAACAGATCTTTCTGTATCCGAACTACAAGCTGAATCTGGTCGGTCACAGTCTAGGCGGTGCCGTTGCTGCTCTCGCAGGTCTGGACTTCCTAGCCCGTGGATGGGCTCCTACGGTAACAACATTCGGCGAGCCTCGCCTTGGGAATATCAATCTCGTCAATTACATTGACGACCGTTTCAATCTCACATCCGCAGCTCCTGAGCAGGATACTGAAATCAGGTACCGCAGGGTAACACACGTTGATGACCCCGTACCACTACTGCCACTTACTGAATGGGGCTACGCCATGCATGCAGGTGAGATCTATATCTCGAAGCCGGATCTATCTCCCGATATCACGGACGTGGAAATGTGCAACGGCGACGTTGACCCTGGCTGTATAGCCGGGCAAGACTCCACAGCTTCCAGCCAGAACCCGAACCATGGTATAGTGACGCCACAGGGTCTGAGGAGAGACATGAACACAAACGCGCACAAGCGAGATCTCTTGCAATCCGTCAAGGGCGAGATTCACGAAGCTCGTACGGAGCCACGGGGCATACCATCGCGGTACAAGCTGTGGCAGCTATTCTTCGCGCACAGAGATTACTTCTGGAGATTAGGTCTTTGTGTCCCAGGTGGCGATCCTTTGGGTGGCGGAAGCAAGTACGAGCATGCCAAAGAAGATCTGTGA